The stretch of DNA CCGTGCCGAACAAATCGGCCTGGTTAACAAGGTGGTACCGTCCGCCGAACTGATGCGGGAGGCAAAATCCCTGGCCTTAAAACTGGCTGCCCGTCCGGCGCACGCCTTGAGTGTTTTAAAGGGATCGGTGGACAAAGGGCTCAATATGTACCTAAACGATGCCCTTGATTTCGAAGTTAAGAACTTTATCCTGACTTTCGCCAGCGATGACCGCAAGGAAGGGCTTAGTGCCTTTATGGAAAAGCGCAAACCAAATTTTACCAATAAGTGAGGAGGGTAATTTTATGTATATAAAAGCATTTATTCCTTATCGCGGATATTACAGTTCCCCCTTTGCCCGCTGGCAGGGGAGTTTGCAGAATGAAAACTCCATCGAACTGGGGGCAAAAACTGCCAGGAGATGGCTGGCGGCAAAGGATCTGAATCCAAAGATATTTGAATATTTTATTATAGGGAAAACCGTTGGCCAGTTGCATACCTTTTATGCTGCCCCCTGGGCGGCTGCCCTCATGGGAGCTACGGAAATCCCCGGCTGTCATATCCCCCAGGCTTGTTCTACATCCACGACCTGCATAAATCAAGCGGCGGTGGGTATCGAAACAGGTCTTTATGAAAACGCATTTTGCCTTATGACAGACCGTATGTCCAACTCCCCGCACACTATCTGGCCCAACCCCATGGGTTCCGGTGGAATGGTCATAGCAGAAAACTGGGCGATGGATAATTTCGCCAAGGACCCATGGGGAGGAGTCGCCATGATCCAGACAGCGGAAAATGTGGTTAAAATGGTCGGTGGTATTACCAAAGAAGACTGCGATGCAGTGACTTATAGACGTTACGAGCAGTATCAGGACGCACTTGCTAATGACAGGGAGTTCCAGAAGCGTTACATGTTCTCGGTGGAATATAAAAAGGGAAAAAAAGAAACCGCGTTACTGCAAGAGGATGAAGGCGTTACTCCTACAACCAGGGAAGGTCTGGCCAGATTAAAACCAGCTATTGAGGGAGGAGTACACTCATTTGGCGCCCAAACCTACCCGGCTGACGGTAACTGTGGAATTATTTTATCCACCAGGGAAAAGGCGCGTGAACTTAGTGCTGACAGCAGCATAGAAATACAGGTAGCTTCCTACGGTTTTGCTCGCGGTCCCAAGGCTCATATATCAATTCCTATGATACCTGCAGCAAGAATGGCTATGGAAAAAGCCGGAATTGGAATAAAGGATGTAAAAGCCATAAAGACGCATAATCCATTTACGATCAACGATATATATATTGCCAAGAAACTGAACATTGAAGTCATGAATTTTAATAATTATGGCAGTCCACTTATATACGGGCATCCCCAAGGACCAACAACCGGGCGTGTAATTATTGAAATGATTGAAGAATTGGTTATCCTCGGGGGGGGGTATGGACTGTTCACGGGATGCGCGGCTGGGGATACTGCTGCAGCACTTGTAGTAAAGGTGTCATAATGTAATTATAGTTGAACTATTGATGGTCCGTGCCCTGTAGTGATTAAATGCGAGTATACAGGTCATACTGTTCCAATTGGGCGTGGATAATAGTTCGGTGCTTAATTTTTTAGTGTACTTACCAATCTCCAGACTGTTAGAGTTAGACCATATGGGTCTAAAACGTATTGAATGGAAGATCCCCAGGTATCAAGCTTGTGTGTCTCTAACCTGTAAAGAAGAAAGATTGGGGTCGCTGGATGCAGAAAACAGCACATTAGGTAACAACGGTTGGCACCTTGCAAGGGGTATATGCTCACAGCAAACGTTCAGTACGACTATGTAACGAACGTTTGCTTCAACTGAGTTTTATTGCATAGGGAAGACTGTTTAACGCTTTTGAAGAAGAATTATGTTTTCAAGAATAATTGGGGCACCCTGGAATTAGGTAAATTCATATTGAACCTTATTGAAAGGCATAATCATGCAATAAAATATAAACGATGGGATTTGCCTCTTTGCAGGCGGGGAGCCCGGAGCTGGTAGAAATTAATTATTATTTTGGGGGGGACGAAATGAATATTTCCAATATAATTACAAACGCAGCTTTTCACCCAAATCGAAATGCTATTATTTGCGGGGATGATGGAAGGATATTCAGTTGGCTTGAATTTGAAAGTATGATCAATAAATTTGGTAATGCCCTGCTGAAAATGGGAGTAAATAAAGGCGATCGGGTAGCAGTCTATTTACCGAATAGCCCCGAATTTTTATTTGCTTTTTTTGCGGTAGCAAGGATTGGTGCCGCAGTCGCATCATGTAACATTCAATATAAGGGAAGCGAATTAATTTACATCCTCAACAACTCCAGGGCAAAAGTTCTGCTGGGAGATTCGGCGGAAATCGCACAGAACCTGATAAGTCATATAGATAAATTACCTCACTTAGAAAATATTATCACTATCGGTGACCCGGTAGAGGGTACATTAGATTTTAGTAATTTGATTATGGAAGCAAGCGACAAGCTGCAAACAGTGGATTGCGATAAAGACGATATGGTGGCATTGTATTATACTTCCGGTACAACCGGACAACCAAAGGGGGCTATGCTAACTCACGGCAACGTAACATATGCTGCAACATTAAATGGCTCAACTGTGCTGCTTGTCAATGACTATGACTTAGTTTTGACTGCTGCACCATATAGTAATGGATATTTTATGTGTGCAGTACTCGGGCCGCTTTGTGCCGGTGCCGGTATTTTAACAATGAGGCGTTTTGTTACAGACAAAGCGTTGGACCTGATATCCCGTTATCAAGTTACTCACTTTCTCGGTGTCCCGACTTTGTATATTTTTATGCTTGAAGTTTACAACAAAGATAAACATAACTTGGAAGCCTGGCGGTTTGCCCAAGCGGCTGGGGCCGCGATGCCAGCGGAATATATTCAACAAATAGAGAAAACGTTTGGCGTTAAATATTGTGAATGTTATGGCGCTACTGAAACCAGCGCGACCATCAGTTATGGCAGAATAGGCCACAGTGTACCAGGTTCCGTGGGGCAGGAGGCTAACGGTACCCGGATGAAAGTGGTAGATGATTCGGGTAATGAGCTGCCGCCAGGAGAAGTGGGTGAAATATTGGTCAAAGGTCCGGGAATTTTTAAAGGTTACTGGGAGATGCCTGAGGCGACCAAAGAAGCTTTCAGTGGAGAGTGGTACCACACTGGTGACTTGGGTAAGGTTAATGAAAACAGATGTTTTTACATCGTCGACCGAAAAAAAGACATGATCATTTGTGGTGGTTACAATGTTTATCCCAGAGAGGTGGAAGAAATTATTTACGAGAACCCGAAAGTTTTGGAAGTTGCCATAGTGGGATTCAAAGACACTGTTCGTGGCGAAATTCCGAAAGCATTCATCAAGTTAAGAGAAGGTGAAAAAATGACAAAACAAGAGGTGATCGATTATTGCGCGCTAAAATTAGCCAAATATAAACTGCCGCGAGAAGTAGAGTTTTTGGATGAGTTTCCGAAAAACCCTACTGGCAAAATATTAAAGAGAATGCTGCAGGATAGAGCCTAAATGTAATGACGTAGCTCTATCAATATTAGACATAACTTAATTGAGTTATGCTTTTCTGAAATACAGGACTTGGCAACGAGAAACCACAATGTTCTGGCAGAACATCCGTGGTTTTGAATAGATGTCCTTATTTCGCAGGCTTCAAACTTTTATGGTCCGTCGAAAATTCCTTCCTTAACATAAATGTCAAACCAATTAAAGGGTACTATAGTTAAGACCAAAGTTACCTTTCAGTTTAAATCGTAATGGGTGTGATAGAAATCATGATCTAATCAGGTTGGTTGCCTCTACCAGATAATAACTCAAGTACTTATTGCCGGAATGAATGCGGCGGGTATTATGTGTCCGTTATTCACCGGACTGATGTTAATTCCAAAAAGGCCAGTAAATTTGGCAAGGGACTTATGATTTTAAAAGCGGCTTATATCACCGACTTCTGCAAGAGTACCGGCAGCATAAACCTGGCCAACCCCTTTAATAGAAGTTAAAGTCTGGGGCATAGCCTCAGGGTGTTTGATAATCAACTTGTCCAACTTCTTAATCTTTAGCCTCCATACCAAGCACCACTTTCTATATCGAATGCTGGGCTACGATGTCAATAATATTATCCACTAAAGCGTTTGCCCCGTCCAAGTTATTTAAAACATTAAACTTATCACAGAACAGCCATTGGCATTTTAAAAAATGTATGGTAGTGGCCGGCATCGGCCTAGCCCTAGCCTTGACCCCATATGGCGTCTATTCAATATAGTTATAAAGTATACAATAGATAAAAGTTATCACTTAGTTTACTCACTCTATGTCAATTAGCAAATTTGCAGAATGTTTCTGTAAATTTGCTAATTGATTATTTTAACAAAGTGGCTTTCCTTTAATAGGGAAGCCACTTTTTTTAAATTAATATTACTTTTTAAAAATATTAGTTATTTTTCAATATTCTGAACTATTTCTCGTTATTATTCTTTACTATATTCCAACTCCGGCACGATCTCGTCGATTTCTCCTTGAAGCCATTTGGCCCAATGAAGGTTCATGTCAGCCATTTTATAGCATTGGAGAAGCGCTGGAATATTTGTATCCCGGATTAACACCGATAGTTTAGCTCGAATATCAGCTAACACGGCAAGATGTTCTTCTTGTAACATCCACGTTACCCCCTTGCAATGATATTAATGGTTATTAATTTTGCGATCGATCCAGTTCCCGGCGGAATTCCTTTGGTCTTTTATCTATTACGCGTTTCATTTTGCCTGAGTCGGAACGAGGCAGGCTATTTGGTTCGCTTGCCACCACCTTCATCCGCAAGCCTATTTTATCTTTAACATTCTCTTGAATTTGACCCGCAATTTTACCCCAATCAGACTCGGGAATATCCTGCTTGGGCTCAAAAATAACTTCCATTTGGTCCAGACCGGCCGCATCTCGTGTTAAAACTAAATGGAAGTAATTGGTAGTTCCAGGCACCTGCAATACTATATTTTCCACAGCCGAAGGATAAACATTGGTGGCCTTTACAGTAATCATGTAGTCACTGCGCCCAAGTACCACACCGTCGAGGTAACGCCAGGTACAACTACACCCACAGTGGTTTTGATGGCTATATGATCGAACCAAATCATGGGTCCTATAATTAATAAGAGGTTGGGCGTTATTTACATAAGTAGTTATAATGTTTTCGCCAACTTCTCCGTCCATTAATTCTTTGCCTGTGCTCGGATCCATCGTCCAGGAGTAATTATTCATTTCGTTCATGTGCACACCTTTTCGGTTAGGACAACCGGGGGCGATGGCATCAAGTTCCGCCACTCCTAGTAATTCCCCGGAAATGGCGCCGTAAGCTTCGTCTAGTTGCATACGGATTGCTTCGATTGAACAAGGCCC from Desulfoscipio gibsoniae DSM 7213 encodes:
- a CDS encoding transposase, which translates into the protein MPQTLTSIKGVGQVYAAGTLAEVGDISRF
- a CDS encoding phenylacetate--CoA ligase family protein — translated: MRIIPGGGQTTEGHVKNIAEMKPTVLISTPSYALRIAEEAQKMGFDMPNSTIKYTYHAGEPGPCSIEAIRMQLDEAYGAISGELLGVAELDAIAPGCPNRKGVHMNEMNNYSWTMDPSTGKELMDGEVGENIITTYVNNAQPLINYRTHDLVRSYSHQNHCGCSCTWRYLDGVVLGRSDYMITVKATNVYPSAVENIVLQVPGTTNYFHLVLTRDAAGLDQMEVIFEPKQDIPESDWGKIAGQIQENVKDKIGLRMKVVASEPNSLPRSDSGKMKRVIDKRPKEFRRELDRSQN
- a CDS encoding class I adenylate-forming enzyme family protein, translating into MNISNIITNAAFHPNRNAIICGDDGRIFSWLEFESMINKFGNALLKMGVNKGDRVAVYLPNSPEFLFAFFAVARIGAAVASCNIQYKGSELIYILNNSRAKVLLGDSAEIAQNLISHIDKLPHLENIITIGDPVEGTLDFSNLIMEASDKLQTVDCDKDDMVALYYTSGTTGQPKGAMLTHGNVTYAATLNGSTVLLVNDYDLVLTAAPYSNGYFMCAVLGPLCAGAGILTMRRFVTDKALDLISRYQVTHFLGVPTLYIFMLEVYNKDKHNLEAWRFAQAAGAAMPAEYIQQIEKTFGVKYCECYGATETSATISYGRIGHSVPGSVGQEANGTRMKVVDDSGNELPPGEVGEILVKGPGIFKGYWEMPEATKEAFSGEWYHTGDLGKVNENRCFYIVDRKKDMIICGGYNVYPREVEEIIYENPKVLEVAIVGFKDTVRGEIPKAFIKLREGEKMTKQEVIDYCALKLAKYKLPREVEFLDEFPKNPTGKILKRMLQDRA
- a CDS encoding thiolase family protein, whose product is MYIKAFIPYRGYYSSPFARWQGSLQNENSIELGAKTARRWLAAKDLNPKIFEYFIIGKTVGQLHTFYAAPWAAALMGATEIPGCHIPQACSTSTTCINQAAVGIETGLYENAFCLMTDRMSNSPHTIWPNPMGSGGMVIAENWAMDNFAKDPWGGVAMIQTAENVVKMVGGITKEDCDAVTYRRYEQYQDALANDREFQKRYMFSVEYKKGKKETALLQEDEGVTPTTREGLARLKPAIEGGVHSFGAQTYPADGNCGIILSTREKARELSADSSIEIQVASYGFARGPKAHISIPMIPAARMAMEKAGIGIKDVKAIKTHNPFTINDIYIAKKLNIEVMNFNNYGSPLIYGHPQGPTTGRVIIEMIEELVILGGGYGLFTGCAAGDTAAALVVKVS